From one Mytilus trossulus isolate FHL-02 chromosome 10, PNRI_Mtr1.1.1.hap1, whole genome shotgun sequence genomic stretch:
- the LOC134688253 gene encoding uncharacterized protein LOC134688253 isoform X2, whose translation MSVLIHELLFTHRDYKLHKRINPTFGRFPPRRLARLQGLSLQGPPADQDTLRRYNSEYVIREDKHSEHLIQSSRKLRSSWSNITSGSIISRKNKNHVINGDTTENLQDVRFFAELVKPLQYRLRTHEKEEKEKILFPSKYGFHQRSHSPTFRRLLEATEKLKIISQHETVKTLLKQNANINEKKVVSLIKPDPEIVKEKAELFDSVTPKTPDVTARTEKKKHTTFITDEVIDNKDNTTISDFPDNITTISEEPDEDDACDTDSEDGDDEKEDHDNSFKVDFKVDDSHAELHLFLPKISSGNKSAKTNRTDDFDECSNKTDRTGPVVLPSIKVDSIHQIKSYQNPPGRKLKRQDTFRKKKKKAVERIKSAADPDKKVKDHLNDVHTLISIEDHHSSHTNDTVCHFENCPYHSLLPPTQESTS comes from the exons ATGTCTGTGCTCATTCACGAATTATTATTTACACATCGTGATTACAAATTACACAAGAGAATAAATCCAACATTTGGACGGTTTCCGCCTCGGAGACTTGCAAG ACTACAAGGCTTAAGTCTACAAGGACCACCAGCAGATCAAGATACACTCCGACGTTACAACAGTGAGTACGTCATCCGTGAGGACAAGCATTCGGAACATTTAATACAGTCGTCAAGAAAATTACGAAGTAGTTGGTCAAATATTACTTCCGGTTCAATAATATctcgtaaaaataaaaatcatgtcaTTAATGGTGATACAACAGAAAATTTGCAAGACGTTCGATTTTTTGCAGAACTGGTGAAGCCACTTCAATACCGTTTACGCACacatgaaaaagaagaaaaggaaaaaatactttttccATCCAAATATGGATTTCATCAAAGAAGTCATTCGCCAACGTTTCGGCGACTTCTGGAAGCTAcagaaaaactcaaaataatTTCTCAACACGAAACAGTAAAAactttgttaaaacaaaatgccaatataaatgaaaagaaagtGGTCTCCCTTATAAAGCCGGATCCGGAAATAGTGAAAGAGAAAGCAGAATTGTTTGATTCTGTTACACCAAAAACACCGGATGTGACGGCTAGAACTGAAAAGAAGAAACACACAACTTTCATAACAGACGAAGTGATAGATAATAAAGATAATACTACAATTTCTGACTTCCCGGATAATATTACTACAATAAGCGAGGAACCAGACGAGGATGATGCATGCGATACAGATAGTGAAGACGGAGACGACGAAAAGGAAGATCATGATAACTCATTTAAAGTGGACTTTAAGGTAGATGATTCACATGCCGAACTACATTtatttcttccaaaaattaGTAGTGGTAATAAAAGTGCTAAAACAAATAGGACAGATGATTTTGACGAATGTTCGAATAAAACTGATAGAACTGGTCCAGTTGTATTACCCTCTATCAAAGTTGACTCTattcatcaaataaaatcatatcaaaatcCGCCGGGTAGAAAACTTAAACGACAGGATACATTCcgcaaaaagaagaaaaaagcaGTTGAAAGGATAAAATCAGCTGCTGATCCCgataaaaaagttaaagacCATTTGAATGACGTTCATACCTTAATATCTATAGAAGACCATCATTCTTCTCACACTAATGACACTGTGTGTCACTTCGAAAATTGTCCGTACCATAGCTTATTACCTCCGACACAAGAATCAACTTCATAG